The Phragmitibacter flavus genome includes a window with the following:
- a CDS encoding YihY/virulence factor BrkB family protein: protein MSLKTSITENRVVQLFTVTFTKWNEAKALRLAAALSYYSVFSIAPLLVIAVGVAGLVLGVEAVQGQLEGQLKSVLGERAAEAVQSLVQNASKPSQGWLATITGTGALVLGSSAFFVQLKDALNTIWGVQTKDGAGVVGLLKDRVINFGMVLVIGFFLLVSLVLSTAIAALNKYLGSILGLPGEIWAVAAFIISMAMVTALFALIFKILPDAKIQWRNVWIGALLTAVLFEIGKFGLSFYLGRESTASSYGAAASVVLLLLWLYYASCILLFGAEFTRVYSLSTEGAVEPGKNAELATPETLAAEGNAKRIESGAHELPIAPPSSELVPRPVPSRRRDGPVCSPAFKVAVGVSFLVGVTLELRQLINRR from the coding sequence GTGAGTTTGAAAACCTCCATCACCGAGAATCGGGTCGTGCAACTGTTCACGGTCACGTTCACCAAGTGGAACGAAGCGAAGGCTTTGCGCTTGGCGGCGGCGTTGTCTTATTACTCCGTGTTTTCCATCGCACCTCTGTTAGTGATTGCCGTCGGTGTTGCGGGCCTGGTGTTGGGGGTGGAGGCAGTGCAGGGTCAACTTGAGGGACAACTGAAATCGGTGCTTGGCGAACGCGCTGCGGAGGCAGTGCAATCCCTGGTTCAGAATGCGTCAAAGCCGTCGCAAGGTTGGTTGGCGACCATCACCGGCACAGGCGCTCTCGTGCTGGGTTCGTCGGCGTTCTTCGTGCAATTGAAAGACGCACTGAACACAATCTGGGGGGTGCAAACCAAAGATGGAGCCGGGGTGGTCGGCCTGCTTAAGGATCGGGTGATCAATTTTGGGATGGTGCTGGTGATAGGGTTTTTTCTGCTCGTATCGTTGGTTCTCAGCACTGCCATTGCCGCTCTTAATAAATATTTGGGCAGCATTTTGGGACTGCCGGGTGAGATATGGGCGGTGGCGGCATTCATCATTTCCATGGCGATGGTGACGGCCCTGTTTGCGCTGATCTTCAAGATTTTACCCGATGCCAAAATCCAATGGCGCAATGTGTGGATCGGGGCGCTGCTGACGGCAGTTCTCTTTGAGATAGGGAAGTTTGGTTTGAGCTTTTATCTTGGCAGGGAAAGCACGGCTTCAAGTTATGGAGCCGCCGCATCGGTGGTGTTGCTGCTTCTCTGGCTTTATTATGCGTCATGCATCCTGTTGTTCGGAGCAGAGTTTACCCGGGTCTATTCCCTTTCAACGGAGGGGGCCGTGGAGCCCGGAAAGAATGCTGAACTGGCCACGCCTGAAACACTGGCTGCCGAAGGAAATGCCAAACGCATCGAATCGGGGGCGCATGAACTGCCGATTGCACCTCCCTCAAGTGAGCTTGTCCCTAGACCGGTTCCCAGCAGAAGGAGGGATGGCCCCGTGTGCTCGCCGGCATTCAAAGTCGCGGTAGGCGTGAGTTTTCTTGTGGGAGTGACGTTGGAACTTCGACAGCTAATCAATCGTCGTTAG
- a CDS encoding type I 3-dehydroquinate dehydratase, whose translation MPQLVSSKNLLFSNQPLVVGVINTRQLLEEFAKTADPHKSCDLLELRLDTLNLAPEELRPLAARLPLPLLLTARHPEEGGDHHLSADQRREMLHSCLDLATLIDIELRSAIDMQDLIRDAQTRGVGVIGSFHDFPSPPADEVLQGSIDFALQFKFDAVKIATTLQSPADLARLIQLLPNATRRPLCLMGMGGLGPLSRLTLGRCGSLLNYGFLGAPNAPGQLSAPRLREWLNEI comes from the coding sequence ATGCCACAACTTGTTTCCTCCAAGAACCTCTTGTTCAGCAACCAGCCACTCGTTGTCGGCGTCATCAACACCCGTCAGCTCCTGGAGGAATTTGCCAAAACAGCCGATCCACATAAAAGCTGCGACCTGCTCGAACTGCGCCTCGATACGCTGAACCTCGCCCCCGAAGAACTTCGACCGCTCGCCGCCCGGCTGCCGCTTCCCCTCCTGCTCACCGCCCGCCATCCCGAGGAAGGCGGCGACCACCACCTCAGCGCCGATCAACGTCGCGAAATGCTGCATTCCTGCCTCGACCTCGCCACCCTCATCGACATCGAACTGCGCAGCGCCATCGACATGCAAGACCTCATCCGCGACGCCCAAACCCGTGGCGTCGGCGTCATCGGTTCGTTTCACGATTTCCCCTCCCCCCCCGCCGATGAAGTCCTGCAAGGCTCCATCGACTTCGCCCTGCAATTCAAGTTCGACGCCGTTAAAATTGCCACCACCCTGCAATCCCCGGCCGATCTCGCGCGCCTCATCCAGCTCCTCCCCAACGCCACCCGTCGACCCCTCTGCCTGATGGGCATGGGCGGCCTCGGCCCCCTCTCCAGGCTCACCCTCGGACGCTGCGGAAGCCTGCTCAATTACGGCTTCCTCGGAGCACCCAATGCCCCCGGACAGCTCTCCGCGCCCCGCCTCAGAGAATGGTTAAACGAGATTTAG
- a CDS encoding SDR family oxidoreductase gives MHFDLQLNGRRALVTGGTKGVGAAVVKALHDAGVRVVTTAREVPQKRIPDVHYIAADVATAKGCTTVAEEVFQHLGGVDMVINVVGGSTAPGGGFAKLDDDVWQRELDLNLMSAVRIDRALLPSMIEQGSGVTVHVTSIQRELPLPESTTAYAAAKAALSTYSKSLSKEVTPKGVRVVRVSPGWVETEAAVALAERLAESAGTDYQGGKQIVMNALGGIPLGRPTKPAEVADLIAFLVSPRAGAITGTEFVIDGGTIPTV, from the coding sequence ATCCACTTCGATCTTCAACTCAACGGGCGTAGAGCGCTGGTGACCGGGGGAACCAAAGGCGTCGGTGCCGCAGTGGTGAAGGCACTGCATGATGCGGGCGTCCGCGTCGTTACCACGGCACGTGAAGTCCCACAGAAGCGGATTCCCGACGTTCATTACATTGCGGCTGATGTCGCCACCGCTAAGGGCTGCACCACGGTCGCTGAGGAGGTGTTTCAACACCTTGGGGGGGTTGATATGGTCATCAATGTCGTTGGCGGATCAACCGCTCCGGGCGGCGGCTTTGCCAAGCTTGATGATGATGTCTGGCAGCGTGAACTTGATTTGAACCTGATGAGCGCGGTTCGCATCGACAGGGCACTGCTTCCGAGCATGATTGAACAAGGTTCCGGCGTCACTGTTCATGTGACTTCCATTCAGCGCGAGCTCCCGTTGCCTGAATCCACGACCGCCTATGCAGCGGCCAAGGCGGCGCTTTCGACTTACAGCAAAAGCCTTTCGAAAGAGGTCACTCCGAAGGGCGTCCGTGTGGTTCGCGTGTCACCAGGATGGGTGGAAACCGAAGCCGCCGTCGCACTGGCCGAACGTCTCGCCGAGAGTGCGGGCACCGATTACCAAGGCGGCAAACAGATCGTGATGAACGCACTCGGCGGCATTCCTTTAGGAAGGCCGACGAAGCCAGCGGAGGTCGCCGACCTTATTGCATTCTTGGTGTCGCCCCGCGCGGGCGCCATCACCGGGACGGAGTTCGTCATCGACGGCGGCACCATTCCGACGGTCTAG
- a CDS encoding D-alanyl-D-alanine carboxypeptidase family protein — MPIATHKTLALTLILALNTLLPGCEDAGKVNLAVDALKERENQAVARETSTQERELELVARERKLAEETASLAAQKAELELLRVKLQEEIAKTEELQKTLALRAKRGPAPTVSAQRVLIIDPATDEILHEKNADLRGQVASTQKLLTALILVEEGNLDQIVTIEKRDTDAAPTKFGLKVGEQFTRRQLLTALLVRSFNDIAEALARDNAGSVAAFREKMNQRAAELGMNNSHFANPHGLPDESQYSTARDMAVVAKAADTWPVIREMVRNKTFDFKRSDGTVTTLTNTNRVMRSYPPCDGMKTGYTNAAGFCLISSGELNGRRRIVVVLNGQSRSVWTDSQALLEWSLKG, encoded by the coding sequence ATGCCCATTGCCACCCACAAGACTCTCGCTCTCACGCTAATCCTCGCTCTCAACACCCTGCTGCCGGGTTGCGAAGATGCCGGCAAGGTCAATCTCGCCGTCGATGCCCTCAAAGAGCGCGAGAATCAAGCCGTCGCCCGCGAGACTTCCACCCAGGAACGCGAACTCGAACTCGTCGCCCGCGAACGCAAACTGGCCGAAGAAACCGCCAGCCTCGCCGCCCAAAAAGCCGAACTCGAACTGCTCCGCGTCAAACTTCAGGAGGAGATCGCCAAGACCGAAGAACTGCAGAAGACCCTCGCCCTGCGGGCCAAACGGGGCCCTGCCCCCACCGTTTCCGCCCAGCGCGTGCTCATCATCGACCCGGCCACCGACGAAATCCTGCACGAGAAAAACGCCGACCTGCGCGGCCAGGTGGCCAGCACCCAAAAGCTCCTCACCGCCCTCATCCTGGTCGAGGAAGGCAATCTCGACCAGATTGTCACCATCGAAAAACGCGACACCGACGCCGCCCCCACCAAATTCGGTCTCAAAGTCGGCGAACAGTTCACCCGCCGCCAGCTCCTCACCGCCCTGCTCGTGCGCAGCTTCAACGACATCGCCGAAGCCCTCGCCCGCGACAACGCCGGTAGTGTCGCGGCATTTCGTGAAAAAATGAACCAACGCGCCGCCGAACTTGGCATGAACAACAGCCACTTTGCCAACCCCCACGGCCTGCCCGACGAATCCCAATATTCCACCGCCCGCGACATGGCCGTCGTCGCCAAAGCCGCCGACACCTGGCCCGTCATTCGCGAAATGGTGCGCAACAAAACCTTCGATTTCAAAAGAAGCGACGGCACCGTCACCACCCTCACCAACACCAACCGCGTGATGCGCAGTTACCCGCCCTGCGACGGGATGAAAACCGGCTACACCAACGCCGCCGGGTTTTGCCTCATTTCCAGTGGCGAACTCAACGGCCGCCGCCGCATCGTGGTGGTCCTCAACGGCCAGTCGCGCAGCGTTTGGACCGACTCCCAGGCCCTGCTCGAATGGAGCCTCAAGGGTTGA
- a CDS encoding AraC family transcriptional regulator, whose translation MKIEVDGCGSVSGFRHKIIVVSEMIIRRKNRTFNGSKSILMVQTSRLGWLLELFGLGCFYMDVLAHMMSLMRTKGSLYGRLEFTAPFGFWFPADNGVCIIVTRGSCFLSVDDSPLVSLVGGDFVFLPTPKQYTLRSSPELSVRSMLEVASQEEFHRTRLITFDGGQGPSTSIVAGCFSLASPESDILVKHLPPIVHLQGSGNHTTPWFQSTLQFIASEVAQNLPGGTAIVDRLAEVLFVQAMRSRIGSSSPTNKPSWLHALNDPQIGEAIQLMHAEPGRPWTLDELARNVSMSRSAFAERFRKLVGETPLDHLTQWRMVKAGNMMRANPPIKLAEIALATGYESESSFGKAFRRIMGVSPGKYRASNRDLAEV comes from the coding sequence TTGAAGATCGAAGTGGATGGGTGCGGAAGTGTCAGTGGCTTTCGTCATAAGATCATCGTTGTTTCTGAAATGATCATAAGGCGAAAAAACCGGACTTTCAATGGTTCCAAGTCCATACTTATGGTCCAAACGTCCAGATTGGGTTGGCTTTTGGAACTTTTTGGGCTAGGCTGTTTCTATATGGATGTTCTCGCGCACATGATGTCCCTCATGCGGACCAAGGGTTCTTTATACGGTCGCCTGGAATTCACTGCTCCCTTTGGATTCTGGTTTCCAGCGGACAACGGGGTCTGCATCATCGTGACGCGAGGGTCTTGTTTTCTCAGCGTCGATGATTCACCGCTGGTGTCTCTTGTAGGAGGCGATTTTGTGTTCCTGCCCACCCCCAAACAATACACCCTTCGCAGCAGCCCGGAGCTATCGGTGCGCTCCATGCTGGAGGTCGCCTCACAAGAAGAATTTCACCGCACACGATTGATCACCTTCGATGGAGGCCAGGGACCATCCACTTCCATCGTCGCGGGATGTTTTTCGTTGGCCTCACCCGAAAGCGACATCCTGGTCAAACACCTTCCTCCGATTGTTCATCTTCAAGGATCTGGAAACCACACCACCCCCTGGTTTCAATCGACGTTGCAATTCATTGCTTCAGAAGTGGCTCAGAATCTGCCGGGAGGAACCGCCATTGTGGATCGTCTTGCGGAGGTGCTTTTTGTGCAAGCGATGAGATCGCGCATCGGCTCTTCATCCCCCACGAATAAACCTAGCTGGTTGCATGCGCTCAACGATCCGCAGATTGGCGAAGCCATCCAACTGATGCACGCGGAACCCGGGCGACCATGGACATTGGACGAACTGGCGCGAAACGTTTCCATGTCCCGCTCTGCCTTTGCGGAGCGGTTCCGCAAGCTGGTCGGGGAAACTCCGCTGGACCATCTCACTCAATGGCGGATGGTGAAAGCTGGAAACATGATGAGGGCGAACCCGCCCATCAAGCTTGCGGAAATTGCCCTGGCGACGGGATATGAATCAGAGAGTTCCTTCGGCAAGGCCTTTCGCCGTATCATGGGAGTTTCCCCGGGAAAATATCGCGCTTCCAACCGGGACCTTGCTGAAGTGTAA
- a CDS encoding hydrolase yields MNNNKTGLKALLRPEDSILVLIDHQPYQFTNLNSHEPTMIINNVVALAKAAKVFEVPTILTTVIEERGGYLIKGLQDVFPDQKPIDRTFINTWEDPKVTDLVKKSGRKQLILAALWTEICLAMPAIQALGEGYDVFIVTDASGGVSAESHDMAVRRMVQAGAVPVTWMAVAAEWQRDWAREETAAGLSNVLLEHGGGSGVAFAWEMQLLASAQAATK; encoded by the coding sequence ATGAATAACAACAAGACCGGCCTTAAAGCCCTTCTCCGACCCGAAGACAGCATCCTTGTGCTGATCGACCATCAGCCCTACCAGTTCACCAACCTGAACAGCCACGAGCCCACAATGATCATCAACAACGTCGTTGCCCTGGCTAAAGCTGCGAAGGTTTTCGAGGTCCCCACCATCCTAACCACCGTGATCGAAGAACGCGGCGGTTATCTCATCAAGGGTCTTCAGGATGTCTTCCCCGATCAAAAGCCGATCGACCGCACCTTCATCAACACATGGGAGGATCCGAAGGTCACCGATCTCGTGAAGAAGAGCGGTCGCAAGCAGCTCATTCTCGCCGCGCTCTGGACGGAGATCTGCCTCGCGATGCCGGCGATCCAGGCCCTCGGCGAAGGATACGACGTCTTCATTGTCACCGACGCTTCGGGGGGCGTCAGCGCGGAGTCCCACGACATGGCCGTGCGCCGCATGGTCCAGGCCGGTGCGGTGCCGGTCACGTGGATGGCCGTCGCGGCTGAATGGCAGCGTGATTGGGCGCGCGAGGAAACTGCCGCCGGGCTCTCCAATGTCCTCCTCGAGCATGGCGGTGGTAGTGGGGTCGCTTTTGCCTGGGAAATGCAGCTGCTCGCGAGCGCCCAAGCGGCAACGAAATAA
- a CDS encoding penicillin-binding transpeptidase domain-containing protein, which produces MGVSFCPLARGETALPASTTSSDQSTPLYFSLPAPRGQILDARGVALARNTTVRRLMLQVPPLNNETPELFCEWVKAQWPEVLNRHPDAVRPTDEFLTEHFQHRRLLPIAISSTKAMDAAAGSEVAPLSCLSWRAEYQRDYPNAEAAAHVVGYVAPAGPVANGPLHHGEPLWRPVEGREGLEKELDKELAGQPGLLMMSFDHKTLLWEEKVILAPQPGNDVVTTLGLPTQKSAEKALLESKRAGALVIVNASNGDVLAMASAPTFNPAIFASGMMQDEFDQFTSQPSQPLHHRAVASLYPPGSVFKPFVALGILRAGAVPADTRILCGPELEIDGRKFGNWSDSDYGMFDLRAAMVRSCNTYFYQAAIASGAKPIADVARQFGFGSRPTFPLPNLAGGTLPSKISNRQALANFSIGQGDVLVCPLQVAVAMAALANDGGRPHPRLVSQVQSQNRDIVSITTVKAMGVLDASPEDLESIRKGMYGVVNHQQGTATKARQKDLPIYGKTGTAQWSNQGKKANVVWFGGFVMHSTPPIAFVVALEGKSGETISGGQTAAPVMAKVLADIAASPSDHGIKIEKIEAPFQDDPLINDPAMIPVLAGQVGVPTVQPASLSASPDASILSSSPVMAAPAPAPVLKLSEVSAPSSGEIGSNQSPVETISDNKPVVKKVMVFPGQNPEPPPDTRSVAALPVEIEVRRKTPDQADVVVVPKAEAVEPQPPIVEAPVAIAVESPPPSSGSREPPKALPVIDTPPAMEPPEAPAPAKTKRRGFLFFGNGDDDGE; this is translated from the coding sequence ATGGGCGTGAGCTTTTGCCCTCTGGCCAGGGGCGAGACGGCTCTGCCGGCGTCGACAACTTCGAGTGATCAATCGACCCCTTTGTATTTCTCACTGCCAGCACCCCGTGGGCAGATTCTTGATGCTCGAGGGGTGGCGTTGGCGCGGAATACGACGGTTCGGAGGTTAATGCTTCAGGTGCCTCCGCTGAACAACGAAACTCCTGAGTTGTTCTGCGAATGGGTGAAGGCTCAGTGGCCTGAGGTTTTGAATCGCCATCCCGACGCAGTCCGGCCGACGGATGAATTTTTGACGGAGCACTTCCAACATCGCCGTTTGCTTCCCATCGCGATCAGCTCAACCAAAGCAATGGATGCGGCTGCGGGTTCGGAAGTTGCTCCGCTCAGCTGTCTCAGCTGGAGGGCGGAGTATCAGCGTGATTATCCGAATGCCGAAGCGGCAGCACATGTGGTTGGATACGTGGCTCCGGCAGGCCCCGTCGCGAACGGACCTTTGCATCATGGCGAGCCGCTTTGGCGTCCTGTGGAAGGCAGGGAGGGGCTTGAAAAGGAGTTGGACAAAGAACTGGCGGGGCAACCGGGATTGCTGATGATGAGTTTCGACCATAAGACGTTGCTTTGGGAGGAGAAGGTCATCCTTGCTCCTCAACCAGGCAACGATGTGGTCACCACGCTGGGTTTGCCGACGCAGAAGAGTGCAGAAAAGGCGCTGTTGGAATCAAAGCGCGCTGGTGCATTGGTCATCGTGAATGCCTCAAATGGAGATGTGCTGGCGATGGCATCGGCCCCCACGTTTAATCCGGCGATCTTTGCTTCAGGAATGATGCAGGATGAGTTCGACCAGTTCACTTCGCAACCATCGCAACCTCTTCATCATCGCGCCGTTGCTTCGCTTTATCCACCGGGTTCGGTTTTCAAGCCCTTTGTGGCATTGGGAATTTTGAGGGCTGGTGCAGTGCCAGCCGACACACGCATTCTCTGCGGGCCGGAACTGGAGATTGATGGCCGGAAGTTTGGCAACTGGTCAGACAGTGACTACGGGATGTTTGATCTGCGTGCGGCCATGGTCCGATCCTGCAATACCTATTTCTATCAGGCGGCGATTGCGAGCGGGGCGAAACCGATTGCGGATGTGGCACGCCAATTTGGATTTGGAAGTCGTCCGACGTTTCCTTTGCCGAATCTTGCGGGCGGCACGCTTCCCTCAAAAATCTCCAACCGGCAGGCACTCGCCAATTTTTCCATTGGGCAGGGCGACGTTCTGGTGTGTCCGCTTCAGGTGGCTGTCGCCATGGCGGCTTTGGCGAACGATGGCGGTCGGCCACATCCACGACTGGTGTCGCAGGTTCAAAGTCAGAATAGGGACATCGTTTCGATCACCACCGTCAAAGCGATGGGCGTATTAGATGCTTCTCCAGAAGACCTGGAATCCATCCGCAAGGGAATGTATGGCGTGGTGAATCATCAGCAGGGAACGGCGACCAAAGCCCGGCAGAAAGACCTGCCCATCTATGGGAAGACGGGAACCGCCCAATGGTCGAACCAGGGCAAAAAAGCCAACGTGGTGTGGTTCGGCGGATTTGTGATGCACAGCACCCCTCCCATCGCTTTTGTGGTGGCGCTTGAAGGCAAATCGGGAGAGACGATTTCCGGAGGTCAGACCGCTGCGCCGGTGATGGCGAAGGTCCTGGCTGACATCGCGGCGTCGCCTAGTGATCACGGCATAAAAATCGAAAAAATCGAAGCCCCGTTTCAAGACGATCCGCTCATCAACGACCCAGCGATGATTCCGGTTCTTGCTGGTCAGGTGGGAGTGCCGACGGTTCAACCTGCAAGTCTGAGCGCATCTCCTGATGCAAGCATCTTGTCCTCGTCACCGGTGATGGCAGCACCCGCACCTGCCCCCGTTTTAAAGTTGAGCGAGGTTTCGGCACCAAGTTCTGGAGAAATAGGGTCAAATCAATCACCAGTTGAGACGATCTCTGACAACAAGCCTGTGGTCAAAAAGGTAATGGTTTTCCCAGGCCAGAACCCTGAACCACCCCCGGATACGCGAAGTGTGGCTGCATTGCCAGTCGAAATTGAGGTGCGGCGCAAGACACCCGACCAAGCGGATGTGGTGGTGGTCCCCAAAGCGGAAGCCGTTGAGCCCCAGCCACCCATCGTTGAAGCCCCAGTCGCCATCGCGGTTGAATCCCCTCCGCCTTCTTCTGGAAGTAGGGAGCCACCCAAAGCGCTTCCAGTCATTGATACACCGCCAGCAATGGAACCACCGGAAGCTCCTGCTCCAGCCAAAACCAAGCGCAGAGGCTTTTTGTTTTTCGGAAATGGCGATGATGATGGCGAGTAA
- a CDS encoding transglycosylase domain-containing protein: MSKTLKASWKILRRHWLKTLLISALTLFVAGLVAGLWIWRTFSLAAAEVDLTELDKVKEGTHVEDRHGEPVGILFADNRRFVTLNQVPKDVIDALIATEDARFYQHGGFDYQGISRAMVRNVSRMSIRQGGSTITQQLARQAFNLKGRTFRRKLLETFVACRIEQNYSKSDILEYYLNQIYLGNGFYGIGSGARGYFGKEIGDLTLEEGALLVGIIKAPVSFSPFKNMEAAKRARNLTLQRMLVLHPTESKRIERAIKQPVRVVPEESRVERPDYLLAAAERHLENLKKEGETGPWKKVSLSVDARLQSQLDNKVSTYVTRIEKELTDAEPGKSALQAAVVVIDNKTGAIVATCGGRDFKTSPFDRALLGHRPVGTAFLPLSYAAMLTVKPELDSMLVLDAPLDNRRAMIGGERGVLGEWGGETDQPVHEGFVPVLHSLAKGKTGAAVRVAQDIGLERTREILLRCGFETPLSEYSSVVLGSGALRLIDVARAFAAVANDGVLSTNHSLVTQTHSYHGVREMRAEETGRHRVFNPSAAEQVRNVLVSAMKDPEKLEVLRAHRIDNGGLAGWGGTAYGSSDAWFIGFDKNITCAVWIGYDETRSMGKGVWAKRVALPLWAEVMAAATQGRPEGWLSTPAIANQGLPSFADGSSGREVIPMIKATSLAEAGAAKLVAPQSPVLMGEDPYQPRPTAP; the protein is encoded by the coding sequence ATGTCCAAAACATTGAAAGCTTCATGGAAAATATTGAGGCGTCATTGGCTGAAAACGCTGTTGATCTCTGCGTTGACTCTTTTCGTAGCCGGATTGGTCGCGGGTTTGTGGATCTGGCGGACTTTTAGTCTCGCGGCGGCTGAAGTGGATCTCACGGAGCTCGACAAGGTCAAGGAAGGCACGCATGTCGAGGATCGGCATGGGGAGCCTGTGGGCATCTTGTTTGCCGACAATCGAAGATTCGTCACGCTGAACCAAGTGCCGAAAGATGTTATCGATGCACTTATCGCGACGGAAGATGCGAGATTCTATCAACACGGAGGATTTGACTACCAAGGGATCAGTCGTGCCATGGTAAGGAATGTCAGCCGAATGTCCATTCGGCAGGGAGGCAGCACCATTACCCAACAACTTGCCAGGCAGGCGTTCAACCTAAAGGGCCGGACCTTCCGCCGGAAGTTACTGGAGACTTTTGTCGCCTGTCGGATCGAACAGAACTACAGCAAGAGTGACATCCTTGAATATTATCTCAACCAGATTTATTTGGGCAATGGATTCTACGGCATCGGATCGGGAGCCAGAGGTTACTTTGGCAAAGAAATTGGCGACCTGACTCTTGAAGAGGGGGCGCTGCTGGTGGGCATTATCAAAGCTCCGGTGTCGTTCTCCCCGTTTAAGAACATGGAGGCGGCAAAACGTGCACGAAACCTCACCTTGCAACGCATGCTGGTTCTCCATCCGACGGAAAGTAAGCGGATTGAAAGGGCCATAAAACAGCCGGTGCGCGTGGTGCCGGAAGAATCAAGAGTGGAGCGTCCGGATTATCTCCTGGCGGCGGCGGAGCGTCATCTCGAAAACCTCAAGAAAGAGGGAGAGACGGGACCTTGGAAAAAAGTTTCGCTAAGTGTGGATGCGCGCCTTCAAAGTCAATTGGACAACAAGGTATCCACCTATGTTACTCGCATCGAAAAGGAACTCACCGATGCTGAACCCGGCAAGTCGGCTCTTCAAGCGGCTGTGGTGGTGATCGACAACAAAACCGGAGCCATTGTCGCCACTTGTGGAGGCAGGGATTTTAAGACCAGCCCTTTTGATCGCGCGTTGCTGGGGCATCGACCCGTGGGCACGGCATTTCTTCCGCTTAGTTACGCCGCCATGTTGACGGTGAAACCTGAGTTGGACTCCATGTTGGTGCTTGATGCTCCACTGGACAATCGGCGGGCGATGATCGGTGGTGAGCGTGGGGTCTTGGGTGAATGGGGTGGTGAGACGGACCAACCCGTGCATGAAGGATTTGTCCCGGTGTTACACAGTCTCGCCAAAGGGAAAACCGGGGCGGCGGTGAGAGTCGCGCAGGACATTGGACTTGAGCGCACAAGGGAGATCTTGTTGCGCTGTGGGTTTGAGACCCCTCTCTCCGAATATTCGTCCGTGGTGCTTGGCAGCGGTGCGTTGCGCCTCATTGATGTTGCCCGGGCTTTCGCCGCAGTGGCCAATGATGGCGTGCTTTCAACCAATCATTCGCTGGTCACCCAGACTCATTCCTATCATGGGGTCCGGGAGATGCGGGCGGAAGAGACTGGCCGGCACCGAGTATTCAATCCATCCGCTGCGGAGCAGGTGAGGAACGTGCTGGTTTCTGCCATGAAAGATCCTGAAAAACTGGAGGTTTTGCGAGCACACCGAATTGATAACGGGGGACTGGCAGGCTGGGGTGGCACCGCCTACGGATCATCCGATGCCTGGTTCATCGGCTTTGATAAAAACATCACCTGTGCGGTGTGGATTGGTTACGACGAGACCCGCAGCATGGGCAAGGGCGTTTGGGCCAAACGGGTGGCGCTGCCATTGTGGGCGGAGGTGATGGCTGCGGCAACTCAGGGACGACCTGAAGGATGGCTGTCGACTCCAGCCATTGCGAATCAGGGGCTGCCGTCTTTCGCCGATGGGTCAAGTGGACGAGAGGTGATTCCTATGATCAAAGCGACTTCACTGGCGGAGGCGGGAGCTGCAAAATTGGTCGCGCCGCAATCGCCGGTGTTGATGGGTGAAGATCCCTACCAGCCTCGTCCGACGGCACCGTGA
- a CDS encoding LysR family transcriptional regulator, translating into MELRHLRYFVAVAAHGSFNRAAEILHLTQPPLSRQVRDLEEELGVTLLVRGSNSVKLTEAGELFYEEAREVLGRADDAVRRLRGETGKEILRVGYPSSITTGIISAVLAKFQAAVPRVRIELSDLSSREINEMAGEGRLDLVISPGISVAKGIPGFQLTELLRLQPVLVLPARHPLAKLKRIPVARLHRLPLVGLAKDNYPEYVTSARELLKPFGISPRFVSLVNDSFSTLFVELEAQNAAAILVEGIIGILPQTLIVKPFAPKLPSFPVVIGLPALRPKPHAEMFARLLIEEARSC; encoded by the coding sequence ATGGAACTCCGTCACCTGCGCTATTTTGTCGCTGTCGCTGCTCACGGATCATTCAATCGTGCGGCGGAAATTCTGCATCTCACCCAGCCACCGCTCAGCAGGCAGGTGAGGGACCTCGAAGAAGAACTGGGAGTGACCCTTCTGGTGCGTGGATCCAACTCGGTGAAGCTCACGGAAGCGGGTGAGTTGTTTTATGAAGAAGCACGCGAAGTGCTCGGTCGGGCCGACGATGCGGTTCGCCGGCTGCGTGGGGAAACGGGAAAAGAGATTTTGCGTGTGGGCTACCCCTCTTCCATCACCACTGGCATCATCTCCGCCGTGCTGGCGAAATTCCAGGCAGCCGTGCCGCGCGTTCGGATCGAGCTGTCTGATCTTTCATCGCGGGAGATCAATGAAATGGCTGGCGAGGGACGGCTCGACCTCGTGATCAGTCCTGGAATTTCCGTCGCGAAGGGGATTCCGGGATTTCAATTGACGGAGCTACTGCGCTTGCAGCCTGTGCTGGTGCTGCCGGCGAGGCACCCGTTGGCGAAGCTAAAGCGAATTCCCGTCGCGCGACTGCATCGTTTGCCGCTGGTTGGCCTGGCGAAGGACAACTATCCGGAATATGTAACAAGCGCACGTGAGCTGCTTAAACCGTTTGGGATCTCGCCGCGATTCGTTTCACTGGTGAACGACAGCTTTTCCACTCTCTTCGTGGAACTGGAAGCTCAGAATGCCGCAGCCATTCTTGTCGAGGGAATCATCGGTATCCTGCCGCAGACACTGATCGTTAAGCCATTTGCGCCGAAGCTGCCCAGTTTCCCGGTTGTGATTGGTCTTCCTGCCTTGCGCCCCAAGCCCCATGCCGAGATGTTCGCCCGTTTGCTGATTGAAGAGGCGCGAAGTTGCTAG